A window of Gloeothece verrucosa PCC 7822 genomic DNA:
GGAAGGTCTTGTTTTAGAGCATCAGGTATTTATCGATGAGAAGCCGGAATATTATTCTTTTGCCAATGAAACTAAAAATATGACCGGAGCGGAATTATTTGCACAGTTTGCACCTCCTGACGAAAGACAATAACACTCTTACCTCACCCTTTCCCATGACACCTACAGGAGACTATCCTGCACTGATCTTTTATAATTCTTTTCAAGGAGGCAAAACCTTTAGAGAAAGAGGATATTTTTGTACAAGTTACTAATTGTTGCGCCTTGGCTGTTTATAATAGTCAAGGTAAGTACCTGGACAAAATTAAAGTTAACTGTTTGGTAAGGGAACAGGGAACAGGAAAGGTTTTCAAGGCTTTTACATTTCTTAACATAATCAACTTTATTTATGTCCAGGTACTTAGCACTTTATTGTTTTAGAACAAAAAGACTCAAAACTGGTGAACGGAATTTTGGTCTATTACATAGACTTTATAAGCCCAAATCAAAATCGATTCTGCACAGATAATTGCTTTCAATTCCTCATTTTCTTTTTTAAATATTAAATTTAAGAAACTTTGAACTTGAAAGAAATAATAATTAAGTTTATGAAAAATGTAACGGACTAAGAAATAACCTTGAAAAAGAAGAGGATTAGAAAAAAATTGTATCGCTTTAACTTGCTCTTTTTCTTTCTCTTTTCTGGGCTGCTCTCCCTTAACATCTAAATAATCATTGGCTAGACGAATTAAAGTATAAATTTCTTCTCGGAAACTTGTTATTTTTTTAGAGAACCAAATTGCGGGAGATATATTAAGAATATAAGCTATATAATTAGAGAGAAGTTCTGCTCCAATGCTGTAACGGCTAATCTGTAAGTATTCTTTTAAAGAAAGTAGTGGGGCTTCATCTGACTCTTCTTCTATGGCTTTAAAAAAATGTTCTATAGCTGGTTGTGTTAAAGAGGAAGATTCAGACAATAATATGCTCATTTTTTCTCGAAGATCCTCGACCTCTGAACGAGCAAAAGTCTTTTCTTTTATATCATAGAGAGAATCCACCTCAAAAATTAGATTAACTAAAGGAAGAAGCACTTTTAACTCTCTTGAACTCACGGAAAGTTTCAACTGTTCTAAAATTTTCTGGTAATAATTAATGTAATGAGAGATTTGCAATTGATTTGGCATAGCTGCACTCAAAACTTTCTCTAACTTTGTTTGATTTTTTGGCTTTCTCAATAATAGTTAGAAATTTTTGGCTCAAACGTAATACCGATTCTCTATAACGCTGCATTTAATTGATCCTCCCAACCCCCTTGTTAAGAGGGCTTTAAAGAAAAATAAATTGTATTATTAAGGAGAATTGGTATAAGTAAACTTAACTATAAATATTCTGGCATAGATAAATTGGCTCTGGCTCTTACTTAAGAGAGATTTTAAAACGTCAATCTTTTAGGTAAAATCTAGCAGACTAGCTAGAAAGCGGAGAACCCGAAAATCTTAAAGAATAATTATTAAAAGCAGGGAAACAATTTATTAAAAGTAAAATTTTTAACAATTAAAGTTTATGCTAGTTGATTAGCGTATTCTTCAGTGAGTAGAATCACAATTATTTTGTTTAATGGCGGCTTATGAGAAAACCTCTAAAGTTTTCTTTCTTCACCGAAAAAATGCACAGCCGGCGACGACAGAGTGAAAACTGTCTCCCGATAGATAACTAGCCTATCGTAGGTCACTAAAATAAAACAAAAAGCTTACCTTTAAATAAAAATTATGGATGCCCTACCCCTTGTCGTCAATCGAGAGCAATTAGAACTGATATATCAAAGCATTTCTCAGATGAGTGCTAATTTAAAAAATGAACAATTTTCTGATAGTTCAAAGCGAGAGCAAAATTTTTCAACTTATGGAACAGATGAATACTCCGAAGCGAGCGAGCGAGCAAAATCGATCGAGGAGGAACTAAAATCTCAATTGCAGTCGTGGGATCATGCGGCTGATCATTCATCACCCATACAGCTTTCTTTAGATTCATATCAACTTAAAATACTGCGGCTAGGGATTGAAAACCAGATGAACACTCTCAACCAGCCTTCAAAAAAAGAACTACTATCGGATGTAATCCATCAGCTTCCTGAAGAAAGCCTACAGGAAGACGCAGATTAAATAAATTTGCCCCAATGGGCGCTCTGCTGATATTTTCTTGCTTTCTCAAACACAAAAATATAGCGTTTTTCAGTCTAGTGAGGTACAAAGTTTTTGGTTTTTGTTCGGTAAACTTTACTATTTTGTAGAGTAATTTAGCTATTTCTATTT
This region includes:
- a CDS encoding terpene synthase family protein is translated as MRKPKNQTKLEKVLSAAMPNQLQISHYINYYQKILEQLKLSVSSRELKVLLPLVNLIFEVDSLYDIKEKTFARSEVEDLREKMSILLSESSSLTQPAIEHFFKAIEEESDEAPLLSLKEYLQISRYSIGAELLSNYIAYILNISPAIWFSKKITSFREEIYTLIRLANDYLDVKGEQPRKEKEKEQVKAIQFFSNPLLFQGYFLVRYIFHKLNYYFFQVQSFLNLIFKKENEELKAIICAESILIWAYKVYVIDQNSVHQF